From Vicinamibacteria bacterium, one genomic window encodes:
- a CDS encoding AAA family ATPase: MTGGERLQETPAATAERAGAPAFVRRVRIRNYKSLGKCDVELHALTLLVGRNGSGKSNFLDALRFVTDGLQTSLDHAIKSRGGIDAVRRRSTGHPRNFAIDLDITLDDWNLATYGFEISARSRGKFAVKREQLRIGRSDGRSIASYVVADGEVVQSSAPNPPPAFRDRLYLVTASGLPEFRSAYDALLAMGFYNLNPDAMKELQSPDAGELLHRDGANIASVVSRLRTDQPETMNRIIAYLTSVVPGIVDVERIALGPRETLEFRQEVKGASHPWRFYAVSVSDGTLRALGILAAVMQFVGHERPVRFVGVEEPETALHPAAAGALMDALSEAAQHTQIVVTSHSGVLLDEIDIDEHGLLAVISEQGVTKLGAIDEASVQSIREHLYTAGELQRMDQLGPDVEDLKRQEQLQLFEEDEEP, encoded by the coding sequence ATGACGGGTGGAGAGCGCTTGCAGGAGACCCCTGCGGCGACCGCAGAGCGCGCCGGTGCACCGGCTTTCGTGCGCCGCGTCCGGATTCGCAACTACAAGAGCCTCGGCAAATGTGACGTTGAGCTTCATGCTCTCACGCTTCTCGTCGGTCGGAACGGATCCGGCAAGAGCAACTTTCTTGACGCACTGCGTTTCGTAACGGACGGCCTCCAAACGTCACTCGATCATGCCATCAAGTCTCGGGGTGGTATCGATGCCGTGCGGCGACGCAGCACGGGACACCCTCGGAATTTCGCAATCGACCTCGACATCACGTTGGACGATTGGAATTTGGCGACCTATGGATTCGAGATCTCGGCAAGATCCCGTGGCAAGTTCGCGGTCAAGCGCGAACAGCTCCGCATTGGGAGGTCGGACGGCCGCTCGATCGCATCCTACGTCGTGGCCGACGGCGAAGTCGTTCAGTCGTCGGCACCGAACCCTCCTCCTGCGTTCCGCGACCGTTTGTACCTCGTCACGGCATCGGGGCTTCCCGAGTTTCGATCCGCCTATGACGCTCTTCTTGCGATGGGTTTCTACAACCTCAATCCGGACGCGATGAAAGAGCTACAGAGCCCTGATGCGGGTGAGCTCCTTCATCGTGATGGCGCAAACATCGCTAGCGTCGTCTCGCGGTTGCGAACCGACCAGCCCGAGACGATGAATCGAATCATCGCCTATCTCACATCCGTAGTGCCCGGAATCGTCGACGTGGAACGGATCGCTCTCGGTCCGCGTGAGACCCTCGAGTTCCGGCAGGAGGTCAAGGGCGCAAGTCACCCTTGGCGATTCTACGCCGTAAGCGTTTCTGACGGAACGCTGCGCGCGCTTGGCATTTTGGCGGCGGTCATGCAGTTCGTCGGACATGAAAGGCCCGTGCGGTTCGTCGGCGTCGAGGAGCCGGAGACGGCTTTGCATCCCGCAGCTGCCGGCGCCCTGATGGACGCGCTTTCCGAAGCGGCGCAGCATACTCAGATTGTCGTAACAAGCCACAGCGGTGTTCTCCTAGATGAGATCGACATCGACGAGCATGGATTGCTAGCGGTTATTTCTGAACAAGGGGTAACCAAGCTGGGCGCCATCGACGAAGCCAGCGTGCAGTCGATACGCGAGCATCTCTATACCGCCGGAGAGCTTCAACGGATGGATCAGCTCGGCCCGGACGTAGAGGACTTGAAGCGGCAGGAACAACTTCAGCTCTTCGAAGAGGACGAGGAGC
- a CDS encoding UPF0175 family protein, whose protein sequence is MKIAVELPEDIARRLEGKWGDISQAAREAIAIEGYRSGALSQSQVQRLLGLGSRWEVDALLKRAGVYLEYTEEDLDREVEASRELTGQ, encoded by the coding sequence ATGAAGATCGCCGTCGAATTGCCGGAAGACATCGCGAGGCGCCTGGAAGGCAAGTGGGGAGACATCTCTCAAGCCGCGCGCGAAGCCATCGCCATCGAGGGCTACCGCTCCGGTGCGCTCAGCCAGAGTCAGGTCCAGCGCTTGCTCGGCCTCGGGTCGCGATGGGAAGTGGACGCGCTCTTGAAGCGTGCGGGCGTTTACTTGGAGTACACCGAAGAGGACCTGGACCGGGAGGTCGAAGCAAGTCGTGAGCTTACTGGCCAATGA